The following proteins come from a genomic window of Dreissena polymorpha isolate Duluth1 chromosome 1, UMN_Dpol_1.0, whole genome shotgun sequence:
- the LOC127881457 gene encoding semaphorin-5A-like isoform X2 yields MFANKYYFCNDCLNILAVVWAILGPINASYSTKNEENIIIKAGTQRRFLIDGKSPSSTQWSSWEQDAACQTTCVPGYEDATRACCLLADNQRCLSLPWETLRPRIGSCSIDGNWSEWSEWTPCTVTCGGGTSLRTRQCIYPVEFMHGSSCNGSSAVAKTCEMQQCAHAEAVGNWQPWEQWSSCDATCGLATRTRQRSCNDSASYMAPCPGHDMMNETCGFTHCPEAYSWLPWEQWSSCSSTCGEAARTRQRSCNDTSSYPSPCNGTSLYPSPCNDTSLYPSPCTGQDIMNETCNLAKCSENATSMCKAQITTGNVWIFCDNSAFLVTDPEKVFRSISSEKCIFKGAELPEFNRMSDQQIKDKLDGCQFTSQMIPSELYLIKNSGSEACRYIQNSMGKINVVKETDMSRCPLQSFLICERTHHKSSEFDQWFATKNSRNILRITSATGNYSQCHTICSSVTGRKNATLASLRVVLSFPDTLPPPDTGFTSLWVDHSGVANSSCSIIQYQGDNRMHVLGNSDCSQAGHCVCDANAAVNCS; encoded by the exons ATTGCCTGAATATCCTTGCGGTAGTTTGGGCTATTTTAGGTCCTATAA aCGCAAGTTATTCAACAAAGAATGAGGAAAATATTATCATCAAGGCAGGTACTCAGCGACGGTTTCTTATTGACGGCAAAAGTCCATCATCGACGC AATGGTCCTCTTGGGAGCAAGACGCAGCTTGCCAAACCACGTGCGTGCCAGGTTACGAGGATGCCACGCGCGCCTGCTGTCTCCTTGCTGACAACCAAAGGTGTCTCTCGTTGCCATGGGAAACCCTACGACCGCGCATCGGATCATGTTCAA TTGATGGAAATTGGTCAGAGTGGTCAGAGTGGACGCCCTGTACCGTCACATGTGGAGGCGGTACGTCACTACGGACTCGACAGTGTATCTACCCAGTTGAGTTCATGCACGGCTCCTCGTGCAATGGGTCTTCCGCAGTGGCAAAAACGTGCGAAATGCAACAATGTGCACATGCAGAAG CTGTCGGAAATTGGCAGCCATGGGAACAATGGAGCTCATGCGATGCAACATGCGGCCTTGCCACTAGAACAAGACAACGGTCTTGTAACGATAGCGCTTCTTATATGGCTCCGTGTCCTGGGCATGACATGATGAACGAGACATGTGGTTTTACACATTGTCCGG AAGCTTATTCTTGGTTGCCGTGGGAACAGTGGAGCTCTTGTAGTAGCACCTGTGGGGAAGCAGCCAGAACTAGGCAACGGTCGTGCAATGACACCAGTTCGTATCCAAGTCCGTGCAATGGCACAAGTTTGTATCCAAGCCCATGTAATGACACCAGTTTGTATCCATCACCGTGCACTGGACAGGATATAATGAACGAGACGTGCAATCTTGCAAAGTGTTCCG AAAATGCAACGTCGATGTGTAAAGCGCAAATAACGACGGGAAATGTTTGGATTTTTTGCGACAACTCAGCTTTCCTTGTGACTGACCCGGAAAAAGTTTTTAGATCCATATCATCAGAAAAGTGCATCTTCAAAGGCGCTGAACTTCCAGAGTTTAACCGTATGTCTGATCAGCAGATCAAGGACAAGCTAGACGGCTGTCAATTCACGTCCCAGATGATTCCGTCGGAGCTGTATttgataaaaa acagTGGTTCAGAGGCATGTCGATACATCCAAAATTCAATGGGAAAGATCAATGTCGTCAAGGAAACTGACATGTCGCGTTGTCCTCTTCAGTCGTTCTTGATATGCGAAAGAACACATCACAAATCTTCAG AATTCGACCAATGGTTTGCAACAAAAAATAGCCGCAACATACTTCGCATAACATCAGCCACAGGCAACTATTCGCAGTGTCACACGATATGTTCGAGCGTCACCGGAAGAAAAAACGCAACGCTTGCTTCCTTGCGTGTGGTTCTCTCTTTCCCTGACACACTGCCACCTCCCGACACCGGGTTTACGTCTCTGTGGGTCGATCATTCAGGCGTTGCGAACAGTTCGTGCTCTATCATTCAATATCAGGGCGACAATAGGATGCACGTTCTCGGCAACTCCGATTGCTCTCAAGCAGGTCATTGCGTATGTGATGCAAATGCTGCAGTTAACTGTTCATAA
- the LOC127881457 gene encoding semaphorin-5A-like isoform X1, with product MFANKYHFCNDCLNILAVVWAILGPINASYSTKNEENIIIKAGTQRRFLIDGKSPSSTQWSSWEQDAACQTTCVPGYEDATRACCLLADNQRCLSLPWETLRPRIGSCSIDGNWSEWSEWTPCTVTCGGGTSLRTRQCIYPVEFMHGSSCNGSSAVAKTCEMQQCAHAEAVGNWQPWEQWSSCDATCGLATRTRQRSCNDSASYMAPCPGHDMMNETCGFTHCPEAYSWLPWEQWSSCSSTCGEAARTRQRSCNDTSSYPSPCNGTSLYPSPCNDTSLYPSPCTGQDIMNETCNLAKCSENATSMCKAQITTGNVWIFCDNSAFLVTDPEKVFRSISSEKCIFKGAELPEFNRMSDQQIKDKLDGCQFTSQMIPSELYLIKNSGSEACRYIQNSMGKINVVKETDMSRCPLQSFLICERTHHKSSEFDQWFATKNSRNILRITSATGNYSQCHTICSSVTGRKNATLASLRVVLSFPDTLPPPDTGFTSLWVDHSGVANSSCSIIQYQGDNRMHVLGNSDCSQAGHCVCDANAAVNCS from the exons atgtttgcaaataaataccATTTTTGCAACG ATTGCCTGAATATCCTTGCGGTAGTTTGGGCTATTTTAGGTCCTATAA aCGCAAGTTATTCAACAAAGAATGAGGAAAATATTATCATCAAGGCAGGTACTCAGCGACGGTTTCTTATTGACGGCAAAAGTCCATCATCGACGC AATGGTCCTCTTGGGAGCAAGACGCAGCTTGCCAAACCACGTGCGTGCCAGGTTACGAGGATGCCACGCGCGCCTGCTGTCTCCTTGCTGACAACCAAAGGTGTCTCTCGTTGCCATGGGAAACCCTACGACCGCGCATCGGATCATGTTCAA TTGATGGAAATTGGTCAGAGTGGTCAGAGTGGACGCCCTGTACCGTCACATGTGGAGGCGGTACGTCACTACGGACTCGACAGTGTATCTACCCAGTTGAGTTCATGCACGGCTCCTCGTGCAATGGGTCTTCCGCAGTGGCAAAAACGTGCGAAATGCAACAATGTGCACATGCAGAAG CTGTCGGAAATTGGCAGCCATGGGAACAATGGAGCTCATGCGATGCAACATGCGGCCTTGCCACTAGAACAAGACAACGGTCTTGTAACGATAGCGCTTCTTATATGGCTCCGTGTCCTGGGCATGACATGATGAACGAGACATGTGGTTTTACACATTGTCCGG AAGCTTATTCTTGGTTGCCGTGGGAACAGTGGAGCTCTTGTAGTAGCACCTGTGGGGAAGCAGCCAGAACTAGGCAACGGTCGTGCAATGACACCAGTTCGTATCCAAGTCCGTGCAATGGCACAAGTTTGTATCCAAGCCCATGTAATGACACCAGTTTGTATCCATCACCGTGCACTGGACAGGATATAATGAACGAGACGTGCAATCTTGCAAAGTGTTCCG AAAATGCAACGTCGATGTGTAAAGCGCAAATAACGACGGGAAATGTTTGGATTTTTTGCGACAACTCAGCTTTCCTTGTGACTGACCCGGAAAAAGTTTTTAGATCCATATCATCAGAAAAGTGCATCTTCAAAGGCGCTGAACTTCCAGAGTTTAACCGTATGTCTGATCAGCAGATCAAGGACAAGCTAGACGGCTGTCAATTCACGTCCCAGATGATTCCGTCGGAGCTGTATttgataaaaa acagTGGTTCAGAGGCATGTCGATACATCCAAAATTCAATGGGAAAGATCAATGTCGTCAAGGAAACTGACATGTCGCGTTGTCCTCTTCAGTCGTTCTTGATATGCGAAAGAACACATCACAAATCTTCAG AATTCGACCAATGGTTTGCAACAAAAAATAGCCGCAACATACTTCGCATAACATCAGCCACAGGCAACTATTCGCAGTGTCACACGATATGTTCGAGCGTCACCGGAAGAAAAAACGCAACGCTTGCTTCCTTGCGTGTGGTTCTCTCTTTCCCTGACACACTGCCACCTCCCGACACCGGGTTTACGTCTCTGTGGGTCGATCATTCAGGCGTTGCGAACAGTTCGTGCTCTATCATTCAATATCAGGGCGACAATAGGATGCACGTTCTCGGCAACTCCGATTGCTCTCAAGCAGGTCATTGCGTATGTGATGCAAATGCTGCAGTTAACTGTTCATAA